In the genome of Nitrospira japonica, one region contains:
- the hisB gene encoding imidazoleglycerol-phosphate dehydratase HisB, with product MKKNGGPSRQASIHRATKETDIRVEWTLDGSGQGTIDTSIRFFDHMLELLARHGFFDLTVKAKGDIDIDEHHTVEDVGIVMGKALHQALGEKGGIKRFGFASAPLDETLAQVTVDLSGRPFLVYNVNLPDRKIKSFDLGLFEDFFQAFVTHGGLNLHVNLLYGRNPHHIMEAIFKGLAKALDQATTVEERLAGHVLSTKGTL from the coding sequence ATGAAAAAAAACGGCGGGCCTTCGCGACAGGCTTCCATTCATCGGGCCACTAAAGAAACGGATATCCGCGTCGAATGGACATTGGACGGCAGCGGGCAAGGGACGATCGACACCTCCATCCGGTTCTTCGATCACATGCTCGAATTGCTGGCTCGGCACGGATTTTTTGATCTCACGGTCAAGGCGAAGGGTGATATCGATATCGACGAGCACCATACGGTCGAGGACGTGGGGATCGTCATGGGCAAAGCTCTGCACCAGGCCTTGGGCGAAAAGGGCGGCATCAAGCGATTTGGATTCGCGTCGGCTCCGCTGGACGAGACGTTGGCGCAGGTGACCGTTGATTTGAGCGGCCGGCCATTCTTGGTCTATAACGTCAATCTGCCTGACCGCAAAATCAAATCATTCGACCTGGGATTGTTCGAGGATTTTTTCCAGGCCTTTGTGACGCATGGGGGACTCAATCTGCACGTCAACCTGCTGTACGGACGGAACCCGCATCACATCATGGAAGCGATCTTCAAGGGTCTGGCGAAGGCGCTTGATCAGGCGACCACGGTGGAAGAACGTCTGGCAGGTCACGTCTTGTCGACGAAGGGTACGTTATAG
- the hisD gene encoding histidinol dehydrogenase, which translates to MKIVASTDRAFVSALKKVVSRARMQGAAVERTVRTLLQAVERGGDAAVLRYTKQFDKVALKASELKVTSEEIKDAYHRIRKDEGDALRFAAQRIAAFHERQRTKTWMYQDGEATLGQVVTPIDAVGLYVPGGKAVYPSTVLMSAIPAKVAGVSRIVMCTPPQKDGINPYLLVAADIAGVTDIFRVGGVQAVGALAFGTKSIPKVDKIVGPGNIYVATAKRLLYGTVGVDMVAGPSELLVVADGDAKPAHVAADLLCEAEHDEDAQVWLVTTSASLAKNVGRLLEQQLRGLQREKIAAKSVARHSVAFVVTTMDEAIEVANQIAPEHLTLSVDQPFDYLEKIRHAGALFLGRYTPPSVADYIAGPNHVLPTGGTAKFFSALSVLDYLKVSNIVHYTKEELSKVKDHLIRFAHIEGFDAHAKSAQSRFA; encoded by the coding sequence ATGAAGATCGTTGCCTCGACGGATCGGGCCTTTGTTTCAGCCTTGAAAAAGGTCGTCTCGCGCGCCAGGATGCAGGGAGCCGCCGTTGAAAGAACCGTGCGCACCTTGCTGCAGGCGGTCGAGCGAGGCGGCGACGCGGCGGTGTTGCGCTATACGAAGCAGTTCGACAAAGTTGCTCTCAAGGCAAGTGAACTCAAGGTGACGTCCGAAGAGATCAAAGACGCCTATCACCGTATTCGAAAGGACGAAGGCGACGCTCTACGGTTTGCGGCACAACGGATTGCCGCATTTCACGAGCGGCAGCGCACGAAGACCTGGATGTATCAGGACGGCGAAGCCACGTTGGGCCAGGTCGTGACGCCGATTGACGCCGTCGGCCTCTACGTCCCGGGCGGCAAGGCGGTGTATCCGTCGACGGTTCTCATGAGCGCTATTCCTGCAAAGGTCGCGGGAGTCTCCCGCATCGTGATGTGCACACCGCCGCAGAAGGACGGGATCAATCCCTATCTGCTCGTTGCAGCGGATATCGCCGGCGTGACGGATATTTTTCGCGTCGGAGGGGTTCAAGCAGTCGGGGCATTGGCGTTCGGGACCAAGTCCATACCGAAGGTCGACAAGATCGTGGGCCCCGGCAATATTTACGTGGCCACGGCCAAGCGTCTCCTGTACGGAACGGTGGGCGTCGACATGGTGGCGGGTCCGAGCGAATTGCTCGTGGTCGCCGACGGCGATGCGAAGCCGGCGCATGTGGCGGCGGACTTGTTGTGCGAGGCCGAGCACGACGAAGACGCCCAGGTGTGGCTCGTGACGACGTCCGCGTCTCTGGCGAAAAATGTCGGAAGACTGTTGGAGCAACAGCTCCGGGGGTTGCAGCGGGAGAAGATCGCCGCCAAGTCCGTTGCAAGGCATTCCGTGGCGTTCGTGGTGACCACCATGGACGAAGCCATTGAGGTGGCCAACCAGATCGCTCCCGAGCATCTCACGCTTTCGGTTGATCAGCCATTCGACTACTTGGAAAAAATTCGCCATGCCGGAGCGTTGTTTCTCGGGCGATACACTCCGCCCTCCGTGGCCGACTATATTGCCGGACCGAATCATGTGCTGCCGACCGGGGGAACCGCGAAATTCTTTTCCGCATTGTCGGTGCTCGACTATCTGAAAGTGAGCAACATCGTGCATTACACGAAGGAAGAGCTGAGCAAGGTGAAAGATCATCTTATCCGATTCGCTCATATCGAGGGCTTCGACGCCCATGCGAAGTCGGCTCAAAGCAGGTTTGCATGA
- the murA gene encoding UDP-N-acetylglucosamine 1-carboxyvinyltransferase, which produces MDKIVINGGVSLKGRVRVSGAKNSALPILASTILGGGECMISNVPRVVDVVTMGKLLGILGAKVTQEASRVVIKADVINSTQAPYELVKTMRASILVLGPLLARWGQATVSLPGGCAIGSRPVNMHLAGLTKLGAEVWVEHGYIHARAKRLTGAAIYCDVPTVTGTENLMMAASLAQGTTVIENAAKEPEIVDLADFLTKRGARIIGAGTDMITIEGVRELRGSDHEVIPDRIEAGTYLVAGAITRGSISVDRCRPDHLEPVIAKLRETGADIRVEKESVHLNAGASGRPDGVDIRTMPFPGFPTDMQAQMAALMAVARGTSIITETVFESRFMHVEELRRMGADIRVEGNRLMITGCERLTGAPVMASDLRASAGLILAGLAAEGTTEVLRVYHLDRGYEDIEDKLRGLGAVIDRRAA; this is translated from the coding sequence GTGGACAAGATTGTGATCAATGGGGGCGTCTCTCTGAAGGGGCGAGTCCGGGTCAGCGGGGCCAAAAACTCCGCTCTGCCGATCCTCGCGTCGACGATTCTGGGCGGCGGGGAATGCATGATCAGCAATGTGCCGCGCGTCGTCGATGTGGTGACCATGGGCAAACTGCTGGGAATTCTTGGGGCCAAGGTCACGCAAGAAGCCAGTCGGGTCGTCATCAAGGCGGATGTCATCAACTCGACCCAAGCTCCGTACGAACTGGTCAAGACGATGCGCGCGTCCATACTCGTATTGGGTCCCCTCCTTGCGCGCTGGGGGCAGGCCACCGTGTCGTTGCCGGGCGGATGCGCCATCGGCTCTCGTCCCGTGAACATGCATCTTGCCGGGCTTACCAAGCTGGGGGCGGAGGTGTGGGTCGAGCACGGCTATATTCATGCGCGAGCCAAACGTCTGACCGGCGCAGCCATCTATTGCGACGTGCCGACCGTGACGGGCACGGAGAACTTGATGATGGCGGCGTCGCTCGCTCAGGGCACCACCGTAATCGAAAATGCCGCCAAAGAGCCGGAGATTGTGGACCTGGCCGATTTCCTCACGAAACGCGGCGCGCGTATTATCGGAGCCGGCACGGATATGATCACCATCGAAGGAGTTCGGGAACTTCGAGGGAGCGACCACGAAGTCATTCCGGATCGTATCGAGGCCGGGACGTACTTGGTCGCCGGTGCGATCACCAGAGGCTCGATTTCCGTCGATCGATGTCGCCCCGACCATCTTGAACCGGTCATCGCCAAACTACGAGAGACGGGCGCGGACATTCGCGTGGAGAAGGAATCGGTGCATTTGAATGCGGGAGCATCAGGCCGCCCGGACGGTGTCGATATACGAACCATGCCGTTCCCGGGGTTTCCGACCGACATGCAGGCACAAATGGCGGCACTCATGGCAGTTGCCAGGGGAACCAGCATCATCACCGAAACGGTGTTCGAAAGCCGGTTCATGCATGTGGAAGAATTGAGGCGGATGGGAGCCGATATTCGTGTGGAGGGCAATCGTTTGATGATCACCGGGTGTGAACGCTTGACCGGCGCTCCGGTGATGGCGTCCGATCTTCGCGCGAGTGCGGGGCTGATCTTGGCGGGGCTGGCGGCAGAGGGGACCACCGAGGTGCTGCGAGTGTATCATCTCGATCGCGGCTACGAAGATATCGAAGATAAGCTTCGGGGACTCGGAGCCGTCATCGATCGCCGTGCAGCCTAG
- the rnhC gene encoding ribonuclease HIII, with the protein MPGPVIERIGIDESGKGDYFGPLVIAAVFVDATTQAELTLIQIRDSKKISDGRILEMAPDIKTICPHSIIAIGPQKYNELYTKIRNLNRLLAWGHAKALENLLERVPCSLAISDQFGDERLILNALQAKGRTITLQQRTGAESDLAVAAASVLARAEFLMRLKRLSEDVGTTLPKGASPSVELAGRMVVKKHGRDRLGTVAKLHFKTTKAVLGEV; encoded by the coding sequence ATGCCGGGGCCCGTAATCGAACGCATCGGAATCGACGAATCGGGGAAAGGAGACTATTTCGGCCCGCTCGTCATCGCCGCGGTGTTCGTCGATGCGACCACTCAGGCGGAACTCACGTTGATCCAGATCCGGGACAGTAAGAAAATATCCGACGGGCGGATTCTGGAAATGGCCCCGGATATCAAAACCATTTGTCCTCACAGCATCATTGCGATCGGTCCGCAGAAGTACAACGAACTGTATACCAAGATCCGCAACCTCAATCGGCTGCTCGCCTGGGGACATGCCAAAGCCCTAGAGAACCTGCTCGAGCGGGTGCCATGCAGCTTGGCCATCTCCGATCAATTCGGAGACGAACGCCTTATCCTGAACGCCTTGCAGGCCAAAGGCCGGACCATCACTCTGCAACAGCGCACTGGAGCGGAATCGGATCTCGCCGTCGCAGCGGCATCTGTTCTGGCACGCGCGGAATTTTTGATGCGACTGAAGCGGCTGTCGGAGGACGTCGGCACCACCCTGCCCAAAGGCGCTTCACCGAGCGTCGAACTCGCGGGGAGGATGGTGGTCAAAAAACATGGGCGGGATCGGCTGGGAACCGTGGCAAAACTTCACTTCAAAACGACGAAGGCGGTGTTGGGAGAAGTGTAA
- a CDS encoding M48 family metallopeptidase, whose translation MAVAPRRGGIWCLVVYCVVVTVGLLGCEKNPYTGRSQLLMTSVGEEMEMGAQAYSQVKSDPKMRPSQNPREIEPVKRVAARIVEAARRSKYGEMAKQFQWEVTVIKDDKTANAFALPGGKLAVYTGIFPVAKTEAGLAAVMGHEVVHALARHGAERMSQEQLANAAVQAAGAAVGASGGGGLLSQGTIAALGAGAQVGVLLPFSRQHESEADYIGILLAADAGYDPRESIALWERMERMSGGGGPAEFLSTHPSHGTRIEDLKKAMPEALNIYKTRQPVPAADLPGAGG comes from the coding sequence ATGGCCGTAGCACCACGTCGTGGTGGCATTTGGTGTCTGGTCGTTTATTGTGTCGTCGTGACAGTCGGATTGCTTGGATGCGAAAAGAATCCATACACGGGACGGTCTCAACTGCTCATGACCTCCGTGGGGGAGGAAATGGAGATGGGCGCTCAAGCCTATTCGCAGGTCAAGAGCGATCCAAAAATGAGGCCTTCTCAGAATCCTCGTGAGATCGAACCCGTCAAGCGCGTTGCGGCCCGCATCGTGGAAGCCGCGAGGCGGTCCAAATATGGGGAAATGGCCAAACAGTTTCAATGGGAAGTGACGGTGATCAAAGACGACAAAACGGCAAATGCCTTCGCCCTTCCTGGGGGGAAGTTGGCGGTGTACACGGGGATTTTTCCGGTCGCCAAGACGGAAGCGGGATTGGCCGCGGTCATGGGGCACGAAGTCGTACATGCTCTGGCCCGGCATGGGGCCGAACGTATGAGCCAGGAGCAATTGGCGAACGCCGCCGTGCAGGCTGCGGGAGCAGCGGTGGGAGCCTCAGGGGGAGGAGGCCTCCTCTCCCAGGGGACGATCGCGGCACTCGGCGCAGGCGCTCAGGTTGGCGTGTTGCTGCCATTCAGCCGGCAGCATGAATCGGAAGCAGACTACATCGGCATCTTGCTCGCTGCCGATGCGGGCTATGACCCCAGAGAATCCATTGCACTGTGGGAGCGCATGGAGCGGATGTCGGGAGGAGGCGGACCAGCCGAGTTCTTGTCCACTCATCCCAGTCATGGGACAAGAATCGAGGATCTCAAGAAAGCCATGCCGGAAGCGCTCAATATCTATAAGACGCGGCAACCAGTGCCTGCCGCTGATTTGCCGGGAGCTGGGGGCTGA
- the ilvB gene encoding biosynthetic-type acetolactate synthase large subunit — protein sequence MKLTGAEIFIECLKREGVKTLFALPGGVVLKIFDMLHQQKDIEVVLTRHEQGAGHMAEGYAKATGRAGVCLVTSGPGMTNVITALADAYMDSVPLVCFSGQVPTNLIGNDAFQEADNVGLSRPCTKYNFLVKDVNDLASTIKEAFYIATTGRPGPVLVDIPKDVSMEKADFTYPNSVSIRGYNPTYEGNKWQIKQAAEAMMKAKKPVLYVGGGVVFSGASQELIELAELTQIPVDMTLMGLGAFPGEHPLSMGMLGMHGTYQANMAVHYADLVVAIGARFDDRVTGKVAEFCPYAKIVHIDIDPTSIRKNIHVDIPIVGDCKAVLRELTQILKATVNGEQRELRKAWWDQIREWERAHPLTYQQEKDGPIKPQHVIKRLYELTKDRDPIVATDVGQHQMWAAQYFKLSKPNRWLTSGGLGTMGFGFPAAMGAQAAFPGRLVLCIAGDGSVQMNMQEMATAVVSKLPVKIIVLNNRFHGMVRQWQDLFYEGRYASSYLDTTPDFVKLAEAYGAVGLRAGKVGELDDVLKEAIAVNGPVIVDVPTHPYENVYPMIPAGGCNHEMILEDPPELKNKQLGGAAKATPEGKDTILTA from the coding sequence ATGAAGCTGACGGGCGCCGAAATTTTCATCGAATGTTTAAAACGCGAAGGCGTCAAGACGCTCTTTGCGCTTCCCGGAGGCGTGGTCCTCAAGATTTTCGACATGCTGCATCAGCAGAAAGACATCGAGGTCGTCTTGACCCGCCATGAACAAGGTGCGGGTCACATGGCCGAAGGCTATGCCAAGGCCACCGGCAGAGCGGGTGTCTGCCTGGTCACCTCAGGTCCGGGCATGACCAACGTCATCACCGCGCTGGCCGATGCCTATATGGATTCCGTTCCGTTGGTGTGTTTTAGCGGACAGGTTCCGACGAACTTGATCGGCAACGATGCGTTTCAAGAGGCCGACAATGTGGGGCTCAGCCGCCCTTGCACGAAGTATAACTTCCTCGTCAAGGACGTGAATGATTTGGCGTCCACGATCAAGGAAGCATTTTACATCGCGACGACCGGACGTCCCGGTCCGGTGCTCGTGGACATCCCGAAAGACGTATCGATGGAAAAGGCCGACTTTACCTATCCGAACTCTGTTTCGATCCGTGGCTACAATCCCACGTACGAAGGGAACAAGTGGCAGATCAAGCAGGCGGCGGAAGCGATGATGAAGGCCAAGAAGCCGGTCCTCTACGTGGGCGGCGGTGTGGTGTTCTCCGGCGCATCCCAGGAATTGATCGAGTTGGCCGAGTTGACGCAGATTCCGGTCGATATGACGTTAATGGGCCTCGGGGCCTTCCCCGGCGAGCACCCGCTTTCCATGGGTATGCTGGGCATGCACGGCACCTATCAAGCGAACATGGCGGTGCATTACGCTGACCTCGTGGTGGCAATCGGAGCGCGGTTCGACGATCGCGTCACGGGAAAGGTCGCGGAATTTTGTCCCTACGCAAAAATCGTCCATATCGACATCGATCCGACATCGATCAGGAAGAACATTCATGTTGATATCCCAATCGTGGGGGACTGCAAAGCCGTCTTGCGTGAACTCACCCAGATTCTGAAAGCGACGGTGAACGGCGAGCAGAGGGAACTCCGCAAGGCATGGTGGGATCAGATCCGTGAATGGGAGCGTGCGCATCCCCTGACCTACCAACAGGAGAAAGACGGTCCGATCAAACCGCAACACGTGATCAAGAGACTCTATGAATTGACGAAGGACCGTGATCCGATCGTTGCAACGGACGTCGGTCAGCATCAGATGTGGGCCGCCCAATATTTCAAACTCTCGAAGCCCAATCGATGGCTCACGTCGGGGGGATTGGGAACGATGGGATTCGGTTTCCCTGCCGCGATGGGAGCGCAAGCGGCGTTCCCGGGCCGGTTAGTCCTCTGCATCGCCGGAGACGGGAGTGTGCAGATGAACATGCAGGAAATGGCCACCGCCGTGGTCAGTAAACTGCCTGTGAAAATCATCGTCCTGAACAACCGGTTCCATGGCATGGTTCGGCAGTGGCAGGACTTGTTTTATGAGGGCAGGTACGCATCCAGCTATCTGGATACTACTCCCGATTTCGTGAAGTTGGCCGAAGCCTACGGGGCCGTCGGCTTGCGAGCCGGAAAAGTCGGTGAACTGGATGATGTTCTGAAGGAAGCGATTGCCGTCAATGGGCCGGTCATTGTAGACGTCCCGACGCATCCCTACGAGAACGTGTATCCCATGATTCCCGCCGGAGGGTGCAACCACGAAATGATTTTGGAAGATCCGCCGGAATTGAAAAACAAACAATTAGGTGGCGCCGCAAAGGCAACCCCTGAAGGCAAAGATACGATTCTTACCGCCTAG
- a CDS encoding PilZ domain-containing protein, with product MVSRYGPRVPVVGQAVLAGSHTSCEGRVLDLSVPGCLIECPHRLHVGEYVRLRVSLPDGGAAMTVSLAAVRWVCGNRVGLEFIRSSNADQHRLNAFVSRHDPRSAVPMGRVLKWKESITLLGASGD from the coding sequence ATGGTTTCTCGATACGGACCGCGAGTGCCGGTGGTCGGTCAGGCCGTTCTGGCCGGCAGCCATACGTCCTGTGAAGGCCGGGTCCTCGATCTCTCGGTTCCCGGCTGTCTCATCGAATGTCCGCATCGATTGCACGTCGGAGAGTATGTTCGACTCCGGGTCTCGTTGCCCGACGGAGGGGCGGCCATGACGGTATCCCTGGCCGCCGTGCGCTGGGTATGCGGAAATCGCGTGGGATTGGAATTCATTCGGTCTTCCAATGCGGACCAACATCGTCTGAACGCATTCGTCAGTCGCCACGATCCTCGAAGTGCGGTTCCGATGGGTCGGGTCTTGAAGTGGAAGGAATCCATCACGCTTCTTGGTGCGTCAGGGGACTGA
- the hisG gene encoding ATP phosphoribosyltransferase — MLTVALCKGKLIEPALALFGRAGYAGARLATESRRLVFACPEIGMTFLIVRPTDVPTYVEHGAADVGIVGKDVLLEQDSDVYEPLDLGFGACRIAVAALRGQDSRDRLSSKIRVATKYPRITERYFNQRGVPVEIIKLYGSIELAPLVGLADRIVDLVETGNTLKTHDLVEVECIATSTARLIVNRASLKLKHATVTELIQKLRRAAMTRRPSTSVTANGRNRSNQKTKRVPA; from the coding sequence ATGCTGACTGTCGCGCTCTGCAAAGGTAAGTTGATCGAACCGGCGCTTGCCTTATTCGGACGAGCCGGCTATGCCGGGGCCAGGCTGGCCACGGAGAGCCGCCGCCTGGTATTTGCCTGTCCGGAGATCGGAATGACTTTCTTGATCGTCCGCCCTACCGACGTCCCGACCTACGTGGAACATGGAGCGGCGGATGTGGGTATCGTGGGGAAAGACGTGTTGTTGGAACAGGACAGTGATGTCTATGAGCCGTTGGATTTGGGGTTCGGAGCGTGTAGAATCGCGGTCGCGGCGCTCCGCGGGCAGGATTCTCGTGACCGGCTTTCCTCCAAAATTCGGGTGGCGACGAAGTATCCGAGAATTACCGAACGGTATTTCAACCAGCGCGGAGTGCCTGTCGAGATCATCAAGTTGTATGGGTCGATCGAGCTCGCCCCCCTCGTGGGCCTTGCCGACCGGATCGTGGATCTGGTCGAGACCGGCAATACGCTCAAGACGCACGATCTGGTCGAGGTCGAGTGCATTGCGACGTCGACGGCGCGTCTGATCGTCAATCGAGCCAGCCTGAAACTCAAGCATGCCACGGTGACGGAACTCATCCAAAAACTTCGAAGAGCCGCGATGACGCGGCGGCCTTCCACCTCCGTGACCGCGAACGGACGGAACCGAAGCAATCAAAAGACCAAGCGGGTGCCTGCATGA